A section of the Acanthochromis polyacanthus isolate Apoly-LR-REF ecotype Palm Island chromosome 1, KAUST_Apoly_ChrSc, whole genome shotgun sequence genome encodes:
- the pls1 gene encoding plastin-1 has translation MANHITQISREDLEDLREAFNKIDIDNSGYVSDFELHELFREASFHLPGYQVRDIIDTFIAGDTNKDEKISFEEFVAIYQELKSKKYSETFRKSITRRDGIRSFGGLSRISSEGTQHSYADEEKVAFVKWINKALAKDADCQHLLPMNPDDDSLFTSVRDGILLCKMINISQSDTIDERVINTKKLTTFTMRDNLVLALNSASSIGCTVVNIDAPDLMAGKPHLVLGMFWQIIKVGLLADIKISKNEDLIGLQLHGEDLDHLMSLSPEELLLRWVNFHLRNAGTETIDNFSDDIKDSRAYFHLLNQLAIHQKHSFRRVQIDMSGLSERNLERRAELMLQQAAKLECRQFVSPQDVTSGNSKLNLAFVANMFNMHPGLQHTGHINGIDVIHIEESKEEKTFRNWINSLGVSPHVNFLYRDLCDGLVILQLYERVNVAVNWKIVNHPPYPILGKNMKKLENCNYAVRLGREVAHFSLVGIGGENINEGSQLHTLALVWQLMRRYTVMVLSDLGDGERVGDQIILNWVNTTLSEKRKDTQISSFKDQLISTSLPVFDLIDIIAPGSVRWELVRKGDKKRMSDEDKENNAKYAISLTRKIGARVYTLPDDLVEVNPKMVMTLFACLMGHGMKKVHH, from the exons ATGGCGAATCACATCACACAGATTTCCCGAGAGGACCTGGAAGACCTGAGAGAGGCCTTTAATAAGATTG ACATCGATAACAGCGGCTATGTGAGTGACTTTGAGCTTCACGAGCTGTTCAGAGAGGCCAGCTTTCACCTGCCGGGCTACCAGGTGAGAGACATCATCGACACCTTCATCGCCGGAGACACGAACAAAGACGAGAAGATCAGCTTCGAGGAATTTGTCGCA ATCTATCAAGAGCTGAAGAGCAAAAAGTACAGTGAGACGTTCAGGAAAAGCATCACCAGGAGAGATGGGATCCGCTCCTTTGGAGGACTGTCAAGGATCTCCAGCGAGGGAACGCAGCACTCCTACGCTG ATGAGGAGAAAGTGGCTTTTGTGAAGTGGATCAACAAAGCTTTGGCAAAAGATGCAGACTGCCAACATCTGCTGCCCATGAACCCTGACGATGACAGCCTCTTCACCTCGGTCCGCGATGGCATCCTGCTAtg TAAAATGATCAACATATCTCAGTCCGACACAATCGACGAAAGAGTCATCAACACTAAGAAGCTTACCACCTTCACAATGAGA GATAATCTGGTCCTGGCATTGAACTCGGCCTCATCGATCGGCTGTACCGTGGTGAACATTGACGCCCCTGACCTGATGGCTGGGAAACCTCATTTGGTGCTGGGAATGTTCTGGCAGATTATCAAGGTCGGCCTCCTCGCTGATATAAAAATCAGCAAGAACGAag ATCTGATCGGCCTCCAGTTACATGGAGAAGACCTGGACCATTTGATGTCTCTGTCACCTGAGGAGCTGCTGCTCCGCTGGGTCAATTTTCATCTACGCAACGCAGGGACAGAAACCATCGACAACTTCAGTGACGACATCAAG GACTCGCGGGCCTACTTCCACCTGCTGAACCAGCTCGCCATCCATCAAAAGCACAGCTTCAGAAGAGTCCAAATTGATATGAGCGGCCTTAGC GAGAGGAATTTGGAGCGAAGGGCTGAGCTGATGCTTCAGCAGGCGGCCAAACTGGAGTGCAGGCAGTTTGTCTCTCCTCAAGACGTCACATCTGGAAACAGCAAACTGAACTTGGCCTTTGTGGCGAACATGTTCAACATGCATCCTGGCCTGCAGCACACGGGTCACATCAACGGCATAGACGTGATCCACATCGAAG AGTCCAAAGAAGAGAAAACGTTTCGCAACTGGATTAACTCTCTTGGCGTCTCTCCACATGTCAACTTTCTTTATAG GGACCTGTGTGATGGTTTGGTGATTCTGCAGCTTTACGAAAGGGTCAACGTGGCTGTGAACTGGAAGATAGTAAACCATCCTCCTTATCCCATTCTGGGGAAAAACATGAAGAAG CTGGAGAACTGCAACTATGCGGTGAGGCTGGGCAGGGAGGTCGCTCACTTCTCTCTGGTTGGAATCGGAGGAGAAAACATAAATGAGGGGAGTCAATTGCACACACTGGCGCTGGTCTGGCAGCTAATGAGGAG gtaCACAGTTATGGTCTTGTCAGATCTGGGTGACGGAGAAAGGGTTGGAGATCAGATCATCCTGAACTGGGTCAACACCACGCTCAGCGAGAAACGAAAGGACACACAGATCAGCAGCTTCAAG GACCAGCTAATCAGCACCAGTCTGCCAGTGTTTGACCTCATCGACATCATCGCTCCCGGTTCAGTCCGGTGGGAGTTAGTGaggaaaggagacaaaaaacgGATGAGTGACGAAGACAAAGAGAACAATGCCAA GTATGCCATCTCGTTGACTCGTAAGATCGGAGCTCGTGTCTACACTCTGCCTGATGACTTGGTGGAGGTCAACCCCAAGATGGTGATGACGCTGTTCGCCTGCCTCATGGGTCATGGAATGAAAAAGGTCCACCACTGA